One genomic window of Etheostoma spectabile isolate EspeVRDwgs_2016 chromosome 5, UIUC_Espe_1.0, whole genome shotgun sequence includes the following:
- the LOC116689492 gene encoding vesicle-associated membrane protein 8 translates to MDIDPERGGAAAEPQDKVKSLRDQVDGVKDIMTQNVDRILARGERLDDLMGKSEDLQAGAQHFKQTSQKVARTYWWKNVKMVVVIVVIVLIIVLIIILLATGVIPVSSSTPPTTPVVPPTKP, encoded by the exons ATGGACATCGATCCG GAGCGAGGAGGGGCGGCGGCCGAGCCACAGGACAAGGTGAAGAGCTTGAGGGATCAAGTAGATGGAGTGAAAGACATCATGACGCAGAACGTAGACCGGATCCTGGCTCGAGGAGAGCGACTCGATGACCTCATGGGCAAGTCAGAGGACCTGCAAGCAGGG GCTCAGCACTTCAAGCAGACGTCTCAGAAAGTGGCTCGCACCTACTGGTGGAAGAACGTCAAGATGGTCGTGGTCATCGTGGTGATCGTCCTCATCATCGTGCTCATCATCATCCTGCTGGCCACCGGAGTCATCCCTGTCAGCTCCTCTACGCCTCCTACGACTCCTGTAGTTCCTCCCACCAAGCCATaa